A window of Bacillota bacterium contains these coding sequences:
- a CDS encoding aldo/keto reductase has protein sequence MLAKRRLGKTGEELSKIGFGGIIVKDTTKEQAAGYVREAIERGVNYFDVAPTYGNAEDMLGPALEPYRRDVFLACKTTERSQAGAWQELQTSLEKMRTDYFDLYQLHAVNTAADVQEVLGPRGALEAVLRAQEEGLVRYIGFSSHSESAALQLMDAFDFDTILFPINWALYLNGDFGPAVLQRAQEKNIGRLCLKALAKSALPQGESTPYPNCWYIPIDDGHLADLALRFTLSQPVTAAIPPGDIRLFRLALDIAENFTPITEGEVSELAEKGKGVDLIFHK, from the coding sequence TTGTTAGCAAAGCGAAGGCTTGGCAAAACCGGTGAAGAACTGTCTAAGATCGGCTTTGGGGGAATCATCGTCAAGGATACCACCAAGGAACAGGCCGCAGGGTATGTGAGGGAGGCAATTGAGCGGGGAGTCAATTATTTCGATGTTGCCCCAACCTATGGCAACGCCGAGGATATGTTGGGCCCGGCTTTAGAGCCCTACCGGCGGGATGTTTTCCTGGCCTGTAAGACCACGGAGAGAAGCCAGGCGGGAGCTTGGCAGGAGCTGCAAACCTCTCTAGAGAAAATGCGGACCGACTACTTCGATCTGTATCAACTCCATGCGGTAAACACCGCCGCGGATGTCCAGGAGGTATTGGGCCCCCGGGGTGCACTGGAAGCAGTGCTGCGGGCTCAAGAGGAGGGATTAGTGCGCTACATCGGTTTCTCCTCCCACTCGGAAAGCGCCGCTCTGCAGCTGATGGATGCCTTTGATTTCGACACGATTCTCTTTCCCATCAACTGGGCGTTGTATCTCAACGGGGACTTCGGCCCGGCAGTGCTGCAAAGGGCACAGGAAAAGAATATCGGGCGCCTGTGTCTCAAGGCACTGGCCAAATCCGCGCTGCCGCAAGGGGAAAGCACACCCTATCCCAACTGCTGGTACATTCCCATCGACGATGGGCACCTAGCGGACCTGGCCCTGCGCTTTACCCTGTCGCAACCGGTAACCGCGGCGATCCCACCGGGGGACATCCGTCTGTTCCGTCTCGCCCTGGATATTGCCGAGAACTTCACCCCCATTACCGAAGGAGAAGTTTCAGAGCTTGCAGAAAAAGGGAAGGGCGTTGATCTCATTTTCCACAAATGA